A single window of [Clostridium] hylemonae DSM 15053 DNA harbors:
- a CDS encoding [Fe-Fe] hydrogenase large subunit C-terminal domain-containing protein, protein MKTFEELYQAVLERKITLKEPLPSEYDPRHLDCLLHPKRYAPVVQEKECRECAFDRACLRSCIFDAIEIDGDGKARINPSLCTGCGVCIDACEEKRLSAGRDVLPAMKAVREAEGPAYMMVAPAFLGQFGDGISPGQLRMAFKALGFTGMVEVALFADILTLKEALEFDRHVKKQGDYQLTSCCCPVWIAMIRKIYHELMPHVPGAVSPMVACGRMIKRIHPDAVTVFAGPCLAKKKEAREPDICDAVDHVLTFQEVLDIFKAADIRPEEFEDSRKEHASKAGRLYARTGGVSRAVSEMVEQLRPDRSIAVRGEQANGTKECMAMIQRIKNKETDANFFEGMGCVGGCVGGPKAILDRETGTQLVDEYGQESPFRTPLENPYVRKILEELGIETVEELLRDDTLLTRDFYNP, encoded by the coding sequence TATGCGCCTGTAGTACAGGAAAAGGAGTGCAGGGAATGTGCGTTTGACCGTGCATGTCTGCGAAGCTGTATCTTTGACGCGATTGAGATTGACGGGGACGGAAAAGCCAGGATCAACCCGTCTCTTTGTACCGGATGCGGTGTATGCATTGATGCGTGCGAAGAGAAGCGCCTGAGCGCAGGCAGAGACGTACTCCCTGCCATGAAGGCTGTGAGAGAGGCCGAGGGGCCGGCCTATATGATGGTCGCGCCGGCGTTCCTCGGACAGTTTGGAGACGGTATTTCTCCCGGTCAGCTGCGGATGGCTTTTAAGGCGCTGGGGTTCACCGGAATGGTGGAAGTTGCCCTGTTTGCAGACATACTGACCTTGAAGGAGGCGCTGGAATTTGACCGGCATGTGAAAAAGCAGGGAGACTATCAGCTCACAAGCTGCTGCTGTCCTGTATGGATCGCTATGATACGAAAGATCTACCATGAACTGATGCCCCATGTACCGGGAGCCGTGTCGCCGATGGTGGCCTGCGGGCGGATGATCAAGAGAATACACCCGGATGCGGTCACTGTATTTGCAGGGCCTTGTCTGGCGAAAAAGAAGGAGGCCAGGGAACCGGATATCTGTGACGCAGTGGATCATGTGCTTACGTTCCAGGAAGTGCTGGATATCTTTAAGGCGGCGGATATCCGTCCGGAAGAATTTGAGGACAGCCGGAAAGAACATGCCTCTAAGGCCGGCCGCCTCTATGCGAGGACCGGCGGGGTGAGCAGAGCCGTGTCCGAGATGGTGGAGCAGTTAAGGCCGGATAGAAGCATTGCGGTGCGCGGTGAACAGGCGAACGGTACGAAAGAGTGTATGGCTATGATCCAGAGAATCAAAAACAAAGAGACAGACGCCAACTTTTTTGAGGGGATGGGCTGCGTCGGAGGATGTGTCGGAGGGCCGAAGGCGATCCTCGACAGAGAGACCGGGACGCAGCTTGTAGATGAATACGGGCAGGAGTCGCCGTTTAGAACGCCTCTTGAGAATCCGTATGTGCGTAAGATACTGGAAGAACTTGGCATTGAAACAGTAGAAGAACTGCTCAGAGATGACACGCTGCTGACGCGGGATTTCTATAATCCGTGA